From Malaya genurostris strain Urasoe2022 chromosome 2, Malgen_1.1, whole genome shotgun sequence:
GAGGTCTGGAAATTtctgaaaaacaaaataaatttcagaactCACTTGAACGTTTGTTTAACCGAcaggataaaaaaaacaactcacCCTCAGTCGGTCACTGGACCATTGACTAGCTCCTTTCGATATCACTTCTAACACTTCATTCACCCCCAGTTCCCCGCGCTGATCCTGGACCCGTACCAGTCTGGACGAGAAAAATCCTACAACCTAAGAACAATGCAAAATTATTACCCACCAGTCCAAGTTCCGACACTTTCTTCGGTGAAACAAACCATATCAATGTTCTGAATAATATCCTGAAACGCCGAGTGGCTTCGGAAGGCCTCAAACACATTTCGTTTGTACAGCAAAGTGTACACTAGATTTGGACAATAAACCAACTGATGCGATAGACAGGAGTTTAGTATTTCCAGCACCATCCGGAGTACCTCTTCCAGCACGGAAAGATCCTGTAACTGCAATAGTGGAATCAAGTTCGAGTtggaaatgaaaagtttttgcaACAAAATCGTGGTCCTACCATGTCATCCGACGTCGACTCCGTTACGGACATATTGACGTTACACGCACTTCCGTTGGCAGATTGTTTCAATTGCTGATCAAGCCGAGCATGCTTCTTGGCCAGAGTTTCAAACAGGCTAACTAATCGCTGGGCCACGTACGGATGTAGGGAACGGAACTGACCCGACATGTTGGCTAGCGCAGCCAAGCAGTTGGTGTGTAAATATTTGTCCCGCATCTTAAGCATGTTGTATTGAATAGTTCGAATCACTACCAGGATAAGCAGACCGCCGAGAGAAATTTCACTAATCGATCTTTCGGTGTACCACGTAATGTTTTTGAGGATCTaaaattcaaagaaaatttcatcattactTCAAGTCGAATGATAGCCGGAAATCTCCCAACTTACAATTTGATGTACACTTCGGTTGAAGTTATCGTCCTCACTGAGAATTAGTAGCACAATCAACGACATgtagatgtgatgtgatgtactGTCCGGGGCATGATAAAGAGTTTGAAGGATAGGAATCACCTAGaaggcgaaatcaaatatcatcGAATCGCACTAAAATATTTATTCTATAAATTTTCGCGCTCAACCCACCAACTGCTGCAGATTCTGCTGAGCCATCACGTACTTGTAGAATCTTTGGTTTCGATGCAGCAACAGATAGAGCAGCAAAGTTGCCTGATCGATCGTCACTATTCGGCACAACGTGTTGTACAGGGAAGAAAAGTCTATTTTGAAAGTGATCGGTTCGTCTTTCGGAGAATCTACGAAATAGAAAGACTTCGTTCAGTGACTGTCTCACATCGAAACATAAACACAGCGATATTCACCCTGTGAATCACAACAACCGAACAGACTGGTCCGGTACGAGTTTTCCTTTGTAGTGCAGTGATTTGTCAGTATTAGAATCAAGAGTAGGCTCTGATTGGCCAACGGATAGTGCTCAGTAAAAGCGGTAGGTAAGTCGTGGGCAGACAAAACGTCCGGTTGTTTACGTGCAAACGTCAAAATAGACCACAGCGATTCGGCTATTCCGAACACGAATGAACCACCACTACCGAAGCCAAACATCGTCGACGGTGCCTGCATCATTCGACTCAAGAAGTGAAGTAAAGCGCTCATCAGCGTATTCGCATGTTGGCATTTGTAAATAGTCCTGAAAGAACACATGATGAAGTGTTTGTTAACAAAAATGTAGATAATGCACCCCAGCGAATCCTACCTGAATATTGCCGATTTGTCCGTTCCATGCTGGGAAAATTGACTAACCGACAACAGTACGATCAAACAGTTCACAGCTTCCAAATGCAGATGATATGTGAATTCTCTGAAATATCATAATATTGATCCATCATTTCCCATCGATAGCTTAAAATAGATAGACATACTTCACCGGTATTACAACAATAATGTTGACCAATGCCTCCAGAAACGTTTCGAATCTCGTTCCCTCAACCAGCTTGGCAATCGCTGTTTTCGTGTCAGCAATTGTTTTAGGATCCACGGTTACTGCCGCAACGGCACCTGCTCCCGCTTCTTCGGCTTCATCCCGATTTAAATGCTGCAAACTTTCGTTAGTTGGGGTAGCCTCGAAGTGTTGGAGAAGCTGATATTCTGAACCAGTTTCAATCATATACTTGATCAAGCATCGAATTATGAACAAAGCATTGAAAGCCTGCCAAATGTGCACCGAACTGTAAAACGAAACGAGAATTATGACACTATTTTTAAACCATTTTCCAGCTCAAGCTACCTTTCCGCATCCGATAGTGCCAGTAATTCTGAAACCTTAATCAGATACAGACTGATCAAGGATCCAAAGTTTCCAGTCGATAAGTTATGGCTTATAAAACTTTGGCATAGTGATTCCAGTCTCGAATCCAAGCTTAACTGCTCCTGGCTATAAATCAAAGAAatcacaaattgaaaatgtgTAACCAACACCAAATCATCGCTTCTTCCGATAAGAAACAACCCATGCTGATAAGAATGACAACAACGTACCTGTTCGTCGGCAGATTGATGTGATATTGAAGGAAATtgttccagaattcatcgtTGTACACCGGAATATGTTCCTTGCCAACGAATCGCTTGAGATATTCGTTCTCGGCCAGATCGACCTGTCTACTCACGTTCGTTCCCATGGTAAACCGAATGGCATTAATCTCAGGTGGAGTTTGCAACCCTCAAGGGTTCAATTTTTGCGTATTTAAGGTACAAAAATTTATTCCGTATCCGAAATGGTGTCTGACGATGAGTAAATAAGTATACACAGATTCTGCCGATGACAGTGCCACAGCTGCACAAAATTTTGCTGACGTTTAGCCATCATAAAAAAATACCGAACACAAAAAAAACGCGAGGCGACGACTTTTCGAAACCACATGCTTAGAATGGAGTACTCAGATTTTACTAGTTTCGTTATCGCTTGATTCCAAATGAAACTGCTGTTAATCTGTTTGTTTGATACctgtttttaaataaataaaattaaataaatttatacAAATACCATTTGACCAGCATAATGAACCATTCCATATATAACCCAAACCATACTCTATAACGTTTGACGATATAAAGTATAGTTAGTTTATGGTATTCGTTCAAATACAATATTTGATTCGTTTATGCGGTAACGTTATTGAACTGAATCACCGTAGCTAAGTGCGAACCAAACTCAGTTTcatgaaaattgtttgtttaagtCACAGGAGggcagacatccaagtagagaaaTTTAACGGTCGTTCTAAAAAGCTATCATCAAGTAGCAATTCTACTGTGAAGGGGCTTCAAGCAGCCCAATAATCCCTAATGGGCTCTTGTGATCGAGCtttacacagttttttttttgaagaagttTGTTccaacttggatgtctgttctctgtgctttGATATACAATATTAACCAAGCTTGATTTTTAGCCATAATGTTTTTTACATACTTTAATGGGGTTTCGAAAGATAGTTGACTTATTTGATCGTTGAGTTTACCCGATTAaggtaaaattaaaacaaagacatcatattaacaagatagccTGCTCTCACgtttctcgaacaaatcattagcaatattcttttttgcgagcatcagCCCTCAGACGAGTCCTCATCGAACACACTGCAAatttacaactctatttttacattgttaatgtataattacactaatcctacatactttaaagcaatgtgcaataaatttgaattcaaaatgTAACTGAGCATTGTCTTATAACAACCTTCCGCCGTGGTATATATCGACATTCAATGCTCTATTTTGAagcaacgaaactttaataataacagtgcaagaaaattgaatagctgcattaaatcaatcaATATGTTCCGGTAGTATAGAAGTAAAATGGATCACCGAAGAAAATTTGCCTTTTACTAAcattgaaacattcgaaataacaCCATTCACATTGTGCAGTGTTATGTATTGGTAACATATATAAATGTTATGTAAAATTGTGAAAAGACtataacacagactaacagacaggacactcaaattagattcttcaatcatgttaacggacatttcaaatagtcctttatttgggacagtacacacttaaaaccatttcttgagctcggcataataaaatgccgaaactgatcagcaacacctaaatttgctgattgctcagtaatcaatacgcatgtttctgaacttcgttaaatgcattcactgatatttcggaaaaatgcttcactttgccgaaatttggcataattgcttgctgaatttatcagtaaacaacagatatgccgacatcagcagagacgtttgccgagatttcggaatatgcgctagctgttgccgagattcagcacgacagctgtcatttattgccgcgttacattttcgcttcgcattgcgcgattattttctgatgaaattcttgagtgaaaaaatggataatcttcgaagaaacgtggaaccacttgcaagtaaaaatattcaataaatatagtgacatgtttcgctttataaaaagcaactttatcagatcacattataagggaaaaacacccaacacggggctcaaagagtcctcgagacaaaactttgggggatatgcgaaaaaataacccaatgcatggacaaattcaatagatcaaagcaagtttattttttgaacaataccgtatatgcataattaaatattgaaaatttttgtatatttatttttattttcatatttccagctcgactcaaggtggccgcatccggaaacgccgctttttattatgctacatgttttaaggtagaggctttaagcactactggcaacaaatttgtaagcctcctctaagtgttaataaaatgaatttttgatcctgaatggtgtgtttataatgtttagaaattacaaacaaaattaattgactagatttttaattactgatgattcggtaatttgttttttcattttttcgttttattttattgccgaatattcagcgaacgtttcactgagcaaacagtaaatcttatgctggcgatttcggcaatatttgacgtttgtcaaatttgagggtgccgagacgctcagttatgTTAttgttgccgagatgattgctgattactcggctaagcgaatctcggcattttttgccgagactcagctaaaaaatttaagtgtgtactcacatgtgtcatgatggcgccacgttaccctatcaaaaacatcctgtctgtcatctagactgtgtttattttttcatttacaaacagagatgccattcatacagaattatctcTAATgtattgatctgtatacgtccatgcgaatttcctgCAGGatgcagatttaatacatattgccaaaactatatacagaagtgtgcctacttctcatccttcaacgcaatacaaaatcgaacccattttgttacaatatttacttctggtctgccgtcacttaatttcgggtgaaaattaccaacacaatcaaaaatagtctagaagaacaacgttgagaaaaatagatggttaccttctaacatcgctaaaaaagttaaatatattatcaacgtaatccaacaacttattgtgacgattcattttcaaatattatgatgaaatcaggcatcccttcaagcagctgatcggtgttgacaaacgagggggaaccaaatagtaaaaaaaaacttttacataacacaaggggtgtaccgataataattagttcgcgcagtacaatatagatttatttatttatttatttatttacaatcaatcaacagacacaatttggtcctaatgataattcctaataatattcagaaaatttgtacgtattctgcttcgtgacacattaaaatcatacccagatgaaacgcggttgaacgatctctgtaaaccaataatagaaccgtttgcgccatagttggtacgtcgtataggaagtcgaagaaaagcgctgttgcggagagctctgggtcgcacattaatattaatttcgttGAGCAAAACGGGACAGTCAATCCTACCGTTGAATATATCTGCTATTATCAAAGCGCGTGATAATTCTCGTCGCACTTGTAATGTGTCGAGACCTATTAATGacccgcgactttcataactaggtagttgatgaggatcggtccacggcaatcagcgaagagcgaagcgaacaaatctgcgctgtattcactcaattctatgagcaccgttcaggtagcatgggttccaaactgccgagcaatattcgagagttgaacgaacaagcgagcagtaaAGCGATTTTAGACAGTGTATGTCTGCAAAGTGCTTAGTTATTCTCATTAAGAATCCTAAGCTACGGGAAGCATTAGCTACAATGTAActgattatttttataaaaatttactcatactgtcatgtctgttagtctgtgattatatGTTCTTCGCgtatctccgtcgtgtggggctcgctgagagtggtgtctgcgtttgcggtgagggttatcataacatggagcatgttgtttggacgtgtgtcgagtattgtgatgccaggtcccaactcataggtttccttcgggcccgaggtataccacccttcgtaccagtccacgacgtcttggcaactcgaaatcttccttatatgactcgcATCTTCAACTCCCTTGAAAAACTATCAATGcctaaatttagtgctctccttATCTcattctcgtctacagctctacgcactcttctttacgttgctggaagtatgccCTGTGCAAacaatgcttcggagcatgaaCCTGCTTTGAACTGATTGAGTTGCTGCAAACTACCGAAAAACGCCATACCAACAAAGAATCCCAGTCAAGGATAATCTCTCTTGTTTCAATCTGATCTAATTGTGATGATCCAGAAAGTTCAAAGTGTATCTAGAAGATTTGTGCCACAAACGAATGATATATTTATATTTCCCACCCTCCTTACATTCCTTTAttaactctaggggagtatgaCGCCCCTTGATACGGCGTCCCTTCTTCTTCTATAACAAcaacgttaagctaaagcaaatgagccaaataaaattttaattgaaaaaaagaagaaaaatgtaTCGAAACAACCATACAAATTATATTGAAAGAAATCATATTACccttaaaaacaaaacaaaatgtatgattttaacGAACAAAAACGTAAGTTGAAATACTAATCATTTTACCTATCATCAAAGTCCTGCAAATATTATTCTTATCTAAAGCTAACtcattttaaattgattttaaactGAACTGAAATTAACTGAAACGCTTAGGTAAAATATTTGTAatgtttatcaaaatatttattgaagaaATATAATCCGCTGAGTAAAATCAAACATATAGTTTTGTAGTTTCTAGCAACAATATTAGCTaaattaaaccaaattttctCTTGTCACTATTTGGATTCAGACATAGCCAACAATCAATTGATTTTCTTTCTTACTGAGGATCTCAATGAAATACGACCTTAACCATTTTCCCGagtagtagggtaacagaggtattttggcccactttaggattgattttattttggcccacttttaaaaaatatccaccaaatattgtaatatctttaaaaaccccttccgcaataggtaatttaatgtgattagcttcaaattgatgcaaaatgagttacttaacatctataaaatccgatgaaatctataaagtttgttaggtgggccaaaatatatg
This genomic window contains:
- the LOC131431213 gene encoding dymeclin isoform X1, which translates into the protein MGTNVSRQVDLAENEYLKRFVGKEHIPVYNDEFWNNFLQYHINLPTNSQEQLSLDSRLESLCQSFISHNLSTGNFGSLISLYLIKVSELLALSDAESSVHIWQAFNALFIIRCLIKYMIETGSEYQLLQHFEATPTNESLQHLNRDEAEEAGAGAVAAVTVDPKTIADTKTAIAKLVEGTRFETFLEALVNIIVVIPVKEFTYHLHLEAVNCLIVLLSVSQFSQHGTDKSAIFRTIYKCQHANTLMSALLHFLSRMMQAPSTMFGFGSGGSFVFGIAESLWSILTFARKQPDVLSAHDLPTAFTEHYPLANQSLLLILILTNHCTTKENSYRTSLFGCCDSQDSPKDEPITFKIDFSSLYNTLCRIVTIDQATLLLYLLLHRNQRFYKYVMAQQNLQQLVIPILQTLYHAPDSTSHHIYMSLIVLLILSEDDNFNRSVHQIILKNITWYTERSISEISLGGLLILVVIRTIQYNMLKMRDKYLHTNCLAALANMSGQFRSLHPYVAQRLVSLFETLAKKHARLDQQLKQSANGSACNVNMSVTESTSDDMLQDLSVLEEVLRMVLEILNSCLSHQLVYCPNLVYTLLYKRNVFEAFRSHSAFQDIIQNIDMVVGFFSSRLVRVQDQRGELGVNEVLEVISKGASQWSSDRLRKFPDLKFKYVEEDAPEEFFIPYVWTLVGNAGCVHFSSESIKGVTTEISC
- the LOC131431213 gene encoding dymeclin isoform X2, which gives rise to MGTNVSRQVDLAENEYLKRFVGKEHIPVYNDEFWNNFLQYHINLPTNSQEQLSLDSRLESLCQSFISHNLSTGNFGSLISLYLIKVSELLALSDAESSVHIWQAFNALFIIRCLIKYMIETGSEYQLLQHFEATPTNESLQHLNRDEAEEAGAGAVAAVTVDPKTIADTKTAIAKLVEGTRFETFLEALVNIIVVIPVKEFTYHLHLEAVNCLIVLLSVSQFSQHGTDKSAIFRTIYKCQHANTLMSALLHFLSRMMQAPSTMFGFGSGGSFVFGIAESLWSILTFARKQPDVLSAHDLPTAFTEHYPLANQSLLLILILTNHCTTKENSYRTSLFGCCDSQDSPKDEPITFKIDFSSLYNTLCRIVTIDQATLLLYLLLHRNQRFYKYVMAQQNLQQLVIPILQTLYHAPDSTSHHIYMSLIVLLILSEDDNFNRSVHQIILKNITWYTERSISEISLGGLLILVVIRTIQYNMLKMRDKYLHTNCLAALANMSGQFRSLHPYVAQRLVSLFETLAKKHARLDQQLKQSANGSACNVNMSVTESTSDDMDLSVLEEVLRMVLEILNSCLSHQLVYCPNLVYTLLYKRNVFEAFRSHSAFQDIIQNIDMVVGFFSSRLVRVQDQRGELGVNEVLEVISKGASQWSSDRLRKFPDLKFKYVEEDAPEEFFIPYVWTLVGNAGCVHFSSESIKGVTTEISC